One stretch of Alcaligenes aquatilis DNA includes these proteins:
- the ppk1 gene encoding polyphosphate kinase 1, which translates to MLPSPDSTLLNRELSLLKFNERVLAMAENSTTPLLERLRYICIVSSNLDEFFEIRISSLKEQILQNPHQVGDDGFLPQQAFDKVQAATHQLIDRQNELLMADVLPKLMDEGIGLLLTAHWTQAQREWAYQTFMRDVMPLLTPIGLDPAHPFPRVYNKSLNYIVELSGEDAFGRTGTIAIVQAPRALPRVIRVPDDIAGIPQGYMLLTSLISVFVQELFPGMDVKGCYQWRVTRNSDLFVDEEEVTNLRAALQGELSQRNFGAAVRLEIDHSMPERLERFLQSEFSLEAPDTYRVSGPVNLSRLMQLCNVPDRPDLLFADYRAPIPAPFDSSFESPAQFFDTIARKDQLLHHPYQSFQPVLSFLRAAAADPAVVGIKQTIYRTGEDSELMNILLSAARAGKEVTVVVELMARFDEQTNINWAAKLEEVGAHVSYGVVGHKTHAKMVLVLRREAGVIRRYGHLGTGNYHPRTARLYTDFGLLTANQEVCEDMDKVFSMLTGLGAWRPLKQLLQSPFTLHDSMMDRIQAETERALAGQKARIMAKMNSLLEPKIIQALYDASQAGVRVDLIVRGACALRAGVPGLSENIQVRSIIGRFLEHSRVFYFYNGGQEEVFISSADWMDRNFFRRVELGVPVLDRSLKRRVIAEAFTYALRDNQLSWKASPDGTYNRIRSRGAPFNLHQHLMQRLGGV; encoded by the coding sequence ATGCTGCCTTCTCCCGATTCGACCTTGCTAAACCGTGAGTTGTCCTTGCTCAAATTCAATGAGCGAGTGCTGGCCATGGCCGAAAATTCCACTACGCCTTTGCTGGAACGTTTGCGCTATATCTGTATTGTTAGCTCCAATCTGGACGAGTTTTTTGAAATTCGTATTTCCAGCCTGAAAGAACAGATTTTGCAAAATCCTCATCAGGTGGGAGATGATGGGTTTTTGCCTCAACAGGCTTTTGACAAAGTTCAGGCTGCGACACATCAGTTGATCGATAGACAGAACGAGCTCTTGATGGCCGATGTATTGCCCAAGTTGATGGATGAAGGGATCGGGCTGTTGTTGACGGCGCACTGGACGCAGGCTCAACGGGAGTGGGCGTACCAAACCTTTATGCGTGATGTCATGCCTTTGCTCACGCCCATTGGCCTGGACCCGGCCCATCCTTTTCCTCGTGTCTACAACAAAAGCCTGAATTACATTGTTGAACTCAGTGGCGAGGACGCTTTTGGTCGTACCGGCACGATTGCTATTGTGCAGGCACCGCGTGCCTTGCCGCGTGTGATCCGGGTACCTGACGATATTGCCGGCATTCCCCAGGGTTACATGCTACTGACCTCATTGATCAGTGTTTTCGTGCAGGAGTTGTTCCCTGGTATGGATGTGAAGGGGTGCTACCAGTGGCGTGTTACCCGCAACAGCGATTTGTTTGTGGACGAGGAAGAGGTCACTAATTTGCGTGCCGCCTTGCAAGGCGAGTTGTCTCAACGTAATTTTGGTGCCGCTGTCCGTCTGGAAATCGACCATTCCATGCCCGAGCGTCTGGAACGCTTTTTGCAAAGTGAGTTTTCGCTGGAGGCACCCGACACCTATCGGGTGAGTGGCCCAGTGAATTTGTCGCGTTTGATGCAGTTGTGCAATGTTCCCGATCGCCCTGACTTGCTGTTTGCGGATTACCGAGCCCCCATTCCTGCCCCTTTTGATTCGTCCTTTGAATCACCTGCTCAGTTTTTTGACACGATTGCACGCAAGGACCAATTGCTGCATCACCCTTATCAGTCTTTTCAACCGGTCTTGAGCTTTTTGCGCGCAGCGGCGGCCGATCCAGCGGTGGTGGGTATCAAACAGACCATTTATCGCACCGGTGAGGATTCGGAGTTGATGAATATTCTTTTGTCGGCAGCGCGGGCTGGCAAGGAAGTGACGGTCGTTGTCGAGCTGATGGCCCGTTTTGATGAGCAGACCAATATCAACTGGGCGGCCAAGCTGGAAGAGGTGGGCGCTCATGTCAGTTATGGGGTGGTTGGCCACAAGACTCACGCGAAAATGGTGTTGGTCCTGCGCCGTGAAGCCGGTGTCATTCGCCGTTATGGACATTTGGGCACTGGTAACTATCACCCACGCACGGCCCGCTTGTATACGGATTTCGGGTTGCTGACTGCTAATCAGGAAGTATGCGAGGACATGGATAAGGTGTTTTCCATGTTGACGGGCCTGGGAGCCTGGCGACCGTTAAAGCAACTATTGCAATCACCCTTTACTTTGCATGACAGCATGATGGATCGGATTCAGGCCGAGACCGAGCGTGCTTTAGCGGGTCAAAAGGCCCGGATCATGGCCAAGATGAACTCCTTGCTCGAGCCCAAGATTATTCAGGCCTTGTACGATGCCAGCCAGGCCGGGGTCAGGGTGGATCTGATTGTGCGTGGTGCTTGCGCCTTGCGGGCTGGAGTGCCGGGCCTATCGGAAAATATTCAGGTTCGTTCGATTATCGGGCGCTTTCTGGAACACTCGCGTGTTTTCTATTTCTACAATGGTGGCCAGGAAGAGGTTTTTATCTCCTCGGCAGACTGGATGGATCGCAACTTCTTTCGTCGGGTGGAGTTGGGAGTGCCGGTCCTGGATCGCAGCCTGAAAAGGCGGGTCATTGCCGAAGCCTTTACCTATGCCTTGCGGGATAACCAGTTGTCCTGGAAAGCCAGTCCGGATGGTACGTATAATCGCATCCGAAGTCGTGGTGCACCGTTCAATTTGCATCAGCATTTGATGCAACGCCTCGGTGGTGTGTGA
- a CDS encoding Ppx/GppA phosphatase family protein: protein MEQLLAAVDLGSNSFRLSIGRVVQHNGHAQIYTIDRLNESVRLAAGMGPDKYISPDAIERAVVILKRFNERLAGFHPNRVRAVATNTFRVARNLSEVLPAAEAAFGFPIEVISGHEEARLIFSGISNELPPSPNRRLMIDIGGGSTEVIIGKGLKPLLLSSLYMGCVSYTDKFFADGVITEERMNNAILTARRELEGITRQYRKTGWQEAYGSSGTAKGLVAILQENGMSKKGITLEGMELLRKRLVHDGKVDMRNLSGIKPHRAPVLAAGLAIMMAAFQELKIRQMLPGEGALRVGVLYDMLGRESEHDQRDQTVQQMMKRYQVDTRQSHRVHDAAMQFFGQLKLPDTPEVQELQRQLGWAADLHEVGLSIAHADYHKHTAYVLEHADMPGFSNDDQMLLSFLSLGHQGKLGKLKRFESNNTWWLTLLSLRLAVMLMRRREDRETLPLSLRTRGKTVQIQLDHEWMASHPLTQASLLAEVQAWQSDINDLSLELV from the coding sequence ATGGAACAACTTCTTGCCGCTGTGGACCTGGGCTCCAACAGCTTTCGTTTATCCATTGGACGAGTCGTTCAGCACAACGGTCATGCCCAGATCTACACCATTGACCGCCTTAATGAATCTGTCCGACTTGCCGCCGGCATGGGCCCGGACAAGTACATCAGTCCCGACGCCATTGAACGCGCTGTCGTCATCCTGAAACGCTTTAACGAACGTCTGGCCGGTTTTCACCCCAATCGCGTTCGTGCCGTGGCCACCAACACCTTTCGAGTGGCACGCAATTTAAGCGAGGTTTTGCCGGCTGCCGAGGCAGCCTTTGGCTTTCCCATCGAGGTCATCTCCGGCCACGAGGAAGCCCGTCTGATTTTCTCCGGCATCAGCAACGAACTGCCCCCCTCCCCCAACCGCCGCTTGATGATTGATATTGGTGGCGGTTCGACTGAAGTGATTATTGGCAAGGGCTTAAAACCCTTGCTGCTGTCCTCTTTGTACATGGGCTGTGTCAGCTATACCGACAAATTCTTTGCCGATGGCGTAATTACCGAAGAGCGCATGAACAATGCAATTCTGACCGCCCGTCGCGAGCTGGAGGGCATTACGCGCCAGTACCGCAAGACAGGCTGGCAAGAAGCCTATGGCTCCTCCGGTACCGCCAAGGGTCTGGTTGCTATCTTGCAAGAGAATGGCATGTCCAAAAAGGGCATTACCCTGGAAGGCATGGAGCTTTTGCGCAAACGCCTGGTACACGATGGCAAGGTAGACATGCGCAACCTGAGCGGTATCAAGCCTCATCGCGCGCCGGTGCTGGCAGCCGGTCTGGCCATTATGATGGCCGCCTTCCAGGAGCTGAAAATTCGCCAGATGTTGCCCGGTGAAGGCGCTTTGCGAGTAGGGGTGCTCTACGACATGCTGGGTCGAGAGTCCGAGCACGATCAGCGCGACCAGACGGTGCAGCAAATGATGAAACGCTATCAGGTCGATACGCGCCAGTCGCATCGTGTGCACGACGCTGCCATGCAGTTCTTCGGACAACTGAAGCTGCCCGATACGCCAGAGGTACAGGAGTTGCAACGTCAACTGGGTTGGGCCGCTGATCTGCACGAAGTAGGCCTGAGCATTGCCCATGCGGATTACCACAAGCACACCGCTTATGTGCTGGAACATGCCGATATGCCCGGCTTTTCCAATGACGATCAGATGTTGCTCAGCTTCCTTAGCCTGGGTCATCAAGGCAAGCTGGGCAAGCTCAAACGCTTTGAAAGCAATAACACCTGGTGGCTGACATTATTGAGCCTGCGCTTGGCGGTCATGTTGATGCGCCGCCGTGAAGACAGAGAAACCTTACCGCTAAGCCTGCGGACTCGTGGAAAAACCGTCCAGATTCAGCTGGACCATGAGTGGATGGCCAGCCATCCCCTGACCCAGGCCTCTTTGCTGGCCGAAGTACAGGCCTGGCAAAGTGATATCAATGATCTGAGCCTGGAGCTGGTCTGA